In the Limanda limanda chromosome 1, fLimLim1.1, whole genome shotgun sequence genome, one interval contains:
- the ankrd34ba gene encoding ankyrin repeat domain-containing protein 34B, producing the protein MEGEGCSSGGAMDSGNPLLRAVFLGRLRLTRLLLEGGAYINESDSQGQTPLMVACRTQHADAQSASRVKLVQFLLEKGADPNIQDKEGHSALMHACREQAGPEVVSLLLASEADISLEDQSGMSALVYAVMAGDWKVLKLLLDTCKAKGKEVIIIATDKFPCGQLQAKHYLTIPPIGPLNQTDKMASAAPASPSEIQIITSPQCTSSSLCPPKTVFSFKEAHSWGVSSHPCSPARSRGFDQVAANRLQQPLLRLNSEPWLKIPASVLTQQSLAASSSKNGQDVNQTDNFSVRVPILERDKRVEGEKKIDYAKHARQKISLPGLLSPHSASHPNLHSENLGTDPDSSSCLSAGKNHRTALHNMASSSLHSIIQRRKLGADIYSSDPQLSVDVQNLPTDAKKLAPLRCSRESLLALGPSRRLLSGYERRGSAALLLEHSSQARPRSLPPLTLSTTNAPVLNVCNFGSGAGGGFSEKESDLKNILPSAPPGHPKELTRRMLLRRHSMQSEQFKSTA; encoded by the coding sequence atggaaggagaaGGCTGTAGTTCTGGTGGAGCGATGGACTCAGGTAACCCCTTACTAAGAGCCGTTTTCCTCGGTCGTCTGCGACTCACACGGCTGCTCCTGGAGGGGGGTGCCTACATCAATGAGAGCGACAGCCAAGGCCAGACACCCCTGATGGTGGCCTGCAGGACCCAGCATGCAGACGCCCAGAGCGCCAGTCGGGTCAAGCTGGTCCAGTTTCTGCTGGAGAAAGGAGCAGACCCCAACATCCAGGACAAGGAGGGTCACTCTGCCCTGATGCACGCCTGCCGCGAGCAGGCCGGCCCGGAGGTGGTGTCTCTGCTCCTGGCCAGTGAGGCCGACATTAGCTTGGAGGACCAATCCGGGATGTCAGCGTTGGTCTACGCAGTCATGGCTGGAGACTGGAAGGTTCTGAAGCTGTTGCTTGACACTTGCAAGGCCAAAGGGAAGGAGGTGATCATCATAGCCACTGACAAATTCCCATGTGGTCAACTGCAGGCAAAGCATTACCTCACCATACCTCCCATTGGTCCTCTcaatcaaacagacaaaatggCATCAGCAGCTCCTGCATCTCCCTCTGAGATACAGATCATCACCTCCCCTCAGTGCACCTCCTCGTCCTTATGTCCCCCAAAGACTGTCTTCTCTTTTAAAGAAGCCCATTCCTGGGGTGTGAGCTCCCATCCGTGTTCCCCGGCACGGTCACGAGGATTCGACCAAGTGGCGGCAAACAGACTGCAGCAGCCCCTCCTGAGGTTGAACTCTGAGCCCTGGCTAAAGATCCCAGCTTCTGTGCTCACTCAACAGTCTCTTGCAGCCTCGTCTTCAAAAAATGGCCAGGACGTCAACCAAACCGACAACTTCTCTGTCAGAGTTCCCATACTGGAAAGGGATAAAAGAGTAGAAGGTGAAAAAAAGATAGACTACGCCAAACATGCCAGACAGAAGATCTCTTTACCAGGTCTCCTTTCACCCCATTCGGCCTCCCATCCTAACCTCCACTCGGAGAACCTTGGAACAGATCCAGACTCCTCCTCTTGCCTGTCTGCTGGCAAAAACCATCGTACTGCACTTCACAACATGGCCTCCTCAAGCCTTCATAGCATCATCCAGAGGCGCAAGCTGGGTGCAGACATCTACAGCTCTGACCCTCAGCTTTCTGTAGACGTCCAAAATCTCCCAACAGACGCCAAGAAGCTGGCCCCCTTACGTTGCTCCAGGGAGTCCTTGCTGGCCTTGGGTCCGAGCAGGAGATTGCTGTCCGGGTATGAGCGCAGAGGGTCCGCTGCCCTCTTGTTGGAGCACAGTTCTCAGGCCAGGCCGAggtctctgcctcctctgacCCTCAGCACCACCAACGCTCCTGTTCTCAATGTTTGCAACTTTGGATCGGGAGCTGGAGGGGGTTTCTCTGAGAAAGAGTCTGACCTAAAAAACAtccttccctctgctcctccggGCCACCCCAAAGAGCTGACCAGGAGGATGCTATTGAGGAGACATTCAATGCAGTCCGAACAGTTCAAAAGCACGGCGTGA